The following is a genomic window from candidate division WOR-3 bacterium.
CTTTGGGTTTTTCCATCAACTAATAATTGTGGTGCTTCTCCTCTATCACATAAAAGTAATCCTTCTAAATGGTGAAGTTCTTTATAATCAAAGGGGTCATAAGGCTCAACAACATCTATCTCTCTTCTTGGGTTTCTTATTCCTGCCATTTTATATGCCATTCTTGCTGCCTCTTCCACATATCTCGGATAACATAAATCTCGATTTGTCCAATAAGCAGTATCTAAACACCAACCGACACCACTAACCCATACGGGTTTATCAGTAAACCTTCTTGCCAGATATTCATTGGTCATCACAATCGCACAAGCACCATCTGATACTGGTGAAACATCTAATCTTTGGACTGGATAACAAAGGACTTCGCTATTTAATACATCCTGGACAGTTATCTCTTGGGCAATTTGGGCTGCTGGATGGTCTAAGGCGTTCTTTTTATTTTTTACTGCTACCAAGGCAATCTCTTCTTTTTTTATTCCATAAGTTTGCATATATCTGTGCATTTCTAAGGCAAAAATCCATAATAAATTTGGTCCTAATGGTCTTTCGGTAGTATGGTCAAAAATTGTCAAAAAGGCACCTTGCGGATGGGGTTGATAAGAAGACATCTTCTCTTCACAAACAACTAAACAGGTATCAAATATTCCGCTGGCAATATAATACCAACCAACTGCTACTGAAAAAACGCCTGTTCCGCCACCGACATAACATC
Proteins encoded in this region:
- a CDS encoding thiolase domain-containing protein yields the protein MGRRVAIVGAGMTKFVRRAKETGKELAYYAAKAALDSCGAKLKDIDGVVLGSAPDTFDGVHMKGEYLSCGAGAFGKPYLRCYVGGGTGVFSVAVGWYYIASGIFDTCLVVCEEKMSSYQPHPQGAFLTIFDHTTERPLGPNLLWIFALEMHRYMQTYGIKKEEIALVAVKNKKNALDHPAAQIAQEITVQDVLNSEVLCYPVQRLDVSPVSDGACAIVMTNEYLARRFTDKPVWVSGVGWCLDTAYWTNRDLCYPRYVEEAARMAYKMAGIRNPRREIDVVEPYDPFDYKELHHLEGLLLCDRGEAPQLLVDGKTQ